A segment of the Tsukamurella tyrosinosolvens genome:
GTGTCGACGACGGCTTCCCGGCCGAGAGTGACCACCAGGTCCACCCGGGCGAGCAGCGCCGGGTCGATCGGTTTCGGGGTCTCGCCGGTGATGTCGACACCGACCTCAGCCAGCGACTCGGCGGACAGGCTGTTGACCACGGAGCCGGGCTTGGTGCCGGCCGAGTGCACCTCGACGGCATCGCCGACGGTCTTGCGCATCAGGCCGGCGGCCATCTGGGACTTGCCGCCGTTCTTCACGCACACGAACAACACGCTCGGCGTGGCCGATTCGGTGTCGGCGGTGATCGTATTGTCGGACATCAGTTCACACTCCTGGACGGATCCGCGGTCGCGGCGGTGGAGGACGGGGTCAGCGGGAAGCGCTTGCGCAGGGCCAGCGAGACATAGACCAGGCCGACCAGGACGGGGACCTCGATGAGCGGCCCGACGACGCCCGCGAGGGCTTGGCCGGAGGTGGCGCCGTAGGTGGCGATCGCGACGGCGATGGCGAGCTCGAAGTTGTTGCCGGCGGCGGTAAACGCGAGCGTGGTGGTGCGCTCGTAGCCGAGTCCCATGACGGCGCCGAGCAGGTACCCGCCGCCCCACATCACGGCGAAGTACACCAGCAGCGGCAGGGCGATACGGGCGACGTCCCACGGGCGGGAGGTGATCTGCTCGCCCTGCAGGGCGAACAGGATGACGATGGTGAACAGCAGCCCGTAGAGGGCACATGGTCCGATCCGGGGGAGGAACTTCGTTTCGTACCAGTCGCGGCCCTTGGTCTTCTCTCCGATTCGGCGGGAGAGGTAGCCGGCGAGGAGCGGGATGCCGAGGAAGATCAGCACGGATTTGGCGATCTGCCAGGGCGAGGTGCTGATGGTGGTCTGTTCGAGGCCGAGCCAGCCGGGCAGGATCGAGAGGTAGAACCAGCCGAGGACGGCGAACATGATCACCTGGAACACCGAGTTCAGCGCCACGAGGACGGCTGCGGCTTCGCGGTCGCCGCAGGCGAGGTCGTTCCAGATGATCACCATGGCGATGCACCGGGCGAGGCCGACGATGATTAGGCCGGTGCGGTACTCGGGCAGGTCGGGCAGGAAGATCCAGGCGAGTGCGAACATCAGCGCCGGGCCCAGGATCCAGTTCAGGAAGAGGGAGCCGAGCAGGAGCTTGCGGTCGCCGGTGACGGTGTCGAGGCGGTCGTAGCGGACCTTCGCCAGCACCGGGTACATCATGATCAACAGGCCCAGGGCGATCGGCAGCGAGACACCGTCGACCTGGATCTTCTCCAGCGCGGTGTTCAGCCCGGGGATCATCCGGCCGAGCAGCAGGCCGGCGACCATGGCGACACCGATCCACACCGGCAGGAACCGGTCGAGGGTGGAGAGCTTGCCGACGACCGGCTGATGCTCAGTCGTCGGGGCGGGGCTGGTCACGAAAGAACCTCCAACGAGATGGCGGGGTCACCGGACTGCAGGATCCCGGCGAGCGAGGACAGGACTTCGGGGATGACGCGGTAGTACACCCACGAGGCGCGGCGCTCGGACTCGAGCAGGCCTGCGGTCTTGAGGACCTTGAGGTGGTGCGAGATCGTCGGTTGCGAGACGTCCACCGCCGGCGAGATGTCACACACGCAAGCCTCGCCTCCCTCGTGGCTGGCGATCAGGCTGAACAGGCGCAGCCGGACCGGGTCGGCCAGGGCCTTGAACACCGCCGCGAGGTCGACGGACTGCCCCTCCGACAGAGGCTCACGGACCAGCGGTGAGCACCGCACGGTCACATCGGTCAACGGAATCGAATTCGACACACATCAATATTGACAGATATCGATGTTGGACACAAGCGTGTCTGGGTTATAGGTAGCGACAGATATCTTCGCTAGCGCACGACTTCGGATCGGTGTGTTCGGCAGCTTGGCGTAGGTGGGTGATGTTGTCGCGCAGTGCGATCAGTTCCGCGATCTGTTGATCGAGGTGGTGGATCGACCTGTCTAGCTGGTCGCGTACGTGATCACATGGGGCTTGGCCGGTGCCGCGTATGTCGATGATTCTTTTGACTTGCGCGAGAGTGAGTGCCGCCGCCTGCCCCCTCTTGATGAATTGCACGATGCCGATGGCGTCGGGGGTGTAGTTGCGGTATCCACCGGCGGTACGTCCCGGTTCAGGGAGGAGCCCCGCTTCCTCGTAGTACCGCAGCGTCGATGGCGTGGCGCCAGATTTGCGGGCGAGTTCTCCGATCCGCATCGGGTCCTCCCTGTCCGGATTCTGGGCTTGACCTTCAAGGGTACTGGAGGGTTGATGATGGTGACATGAGTGAAGAGTTTGATCTTGCGATCGTTGGTTCGGGTGCTGCAGCGATGGCGGCGGCGATCCGCGCAACAGCCATGGGCAAGTCCGTGGTGATGATCGAGCGAGGCACTTTCGGCGGCACCTGTGTGAATACCGGTTGCGTGCCGTCGAAGGCGTTGATCGCCGCGGCGCAGGCACAGCACACGGTCTCTGATGCTGGCCGGTTCCCGGGGGTCGGTGCGACCGCCGTGCCGGTAGATATGGCCGCCCTGGCGGCGGGGACACGGCGCTTGGCAGAGTCGATGCGGTCAGAGAAGTACGTTGCCGTTGCGGACTCGTACGGCTGGCGCCGCGTCCAGGGTGCGGCCGCGTTCGCGGGAACGCGGGCAGCGCCATCGCTGGTGGTCACAGCTCCCGATGGGACTACCGAGACGATAATTGCTCGACGGTACTTGGTGGCAACAGGGGCCCAACCGTCGATTCCGTCGATTCCCGGACTCAATCTGGTCGACTACCTGACGTCGACGACCGCGATGGAGTTGACCGCAGTCCCGGAATCACTCCTAGTGATCGGCGGCGGGTTCATCGCGCTCGAGCAGGCGCAACTCTTCGCGCGACTGGGGGCGAAGGTAACCGTTTTGGTGCGGTCCAGGATCGCTTCGGCCGAAGATGCTGACGTCGCAGATGCTCTCCTGGAAGCGCTCGCTGACGAGCACATCGAGGTAGTGCAGCTCGCGACCGCGACCTCGGTCGACACCGAGGCGGGTGAGGTCGTCGTGACCGCCTCCAGCCCTGGTGGACAAGGCGACTTCCGTGCGGCGAAGCTGCTCGTCGCGACGGGCAGAACCCCGAATACTAGAGGTTTGAATCTGGAGACGGTTGGAGTCGACACGAGCACCAGCGGCGCGATCCTCGTGTCGAATCAGCTCAGAACATCAAACCCGCGTGTGTGGGCAGCGGGCGATGTGACCGGCCATCCCGAGTTCGTCTATGTCGCAGCCGCGCAAGGCACAACGGTCGCCGACAACATGTTCGGACAGACCCCGCGGTCGTTGGACTACACGCACCTGCCGCGCGTGATGTTCACCAGTCCGGCAATCGGGAGCGTCGGTATGACCGAGACGCAGGCCCTCGCAAGCGGAATCCGGTACACGAGCTCGCTTCTTCCGCTCACTCACGTACCCCGGGCCCAAGTTGACCGAGATACCCGAGGCTTCATCAAGCTCATCGCAGACTCCGATAGTCATCGAGTCCTCGGAATTTCGGCGGTCGCGAATAGTGCCGGCGAGATCGCCGCCGCTGGGGTCTACATCCTCGAAGCAAGGATGACCGTCGAGCAGGTCGCCCGGACATGGGCGCCCTACCTGACCATGGCCGAGGGCATCAAAATCGCCGCACAATCCTTCAGCACCGACATCGCCCAGCTCTCCTGCTGCGCTTCCTAATTCCTGATTCCACCGATCCGCAAGCGAAGTCCCAGACAATGACCAATCCACTCGATCGACTCATCACCCCCGAGGGGTCCGGCCTCGATCCGGCAGTCCTGGTTCCCCTACTCAGGCTCCTCTCCAAGGGAAACCCCGTCAGCGTAGAGGACTTAGCAGCTGCGGCCGGACTGTCGGAACCCGATGTACGGGAACGACTCCAATCCGTTTCCGACACCGAATACGACGATCGCGACCAAATAGTCGGGCAAGGACTGACCCTCCGTCCGACCCCGCATCGGTTCACCGTCGCAGGTCACGAACTGTTCACGTGGTGCGCACTCGACACCCTGATCTTCCCCACACTCCTAAACCAGTCAGCCACCATCGAGTCGACCTCACCCGCGAGCGGTCAAACGATCAGAATCTCTGTCACGGCAGACACCGTGACCAGCATCGAACCCGACACCGCAGTGCTATCGCTCGTCGACCCCGATGACCTCAGCTCGCTTCGAACGTCGTTCTGCAACCAAGTGCACTTCTTCGCCTCCCCACACGATGCCCAAACGTGGACGCGCGAAAATCCCGGCAACCAACTCCTCGACATCACCCACGCGCACGCCCTCGGGAAAGCTCTCGCTGAACAAGCGCTCATCAGCCCGGACACAGCCCGACAGGCCGGATGCTGCTCGCCGGATCAGCACGAAGGAACCGCCCAATGACCAACACAGTGAAATCGCCCCTCGCACGCAGGACAAGAGAGATCGGCCGATGGGGCACCGCCGCCCGGACAGTGATCGGTGCCGCTTTCGTGGGAGCCGGGATCATCATCGGACCTTCCACAATCGACCTCATCATCGCGGTCGCACTGGTCCCTGCCGCGATCACCCTCGCGGTTGTACTTCGGGGTCGTGATTCGGCACCACTGCGGGTCACAGGCGCGTGGGCCATGGCCACTAACACGCTGGTCTTCTTCGCGTTCTTCGCGCTCACCCCGCCGGCGGCAGCAACGTTCTACGGGCTTTCCATGCTGCTCGCCGCTAGCCGCGGGCTCGCAGCCTGCGAAGTGATGGCGGCATCGAACGTGATCCTCAACCGAAACGACCAAGTCGGTTGCCCTGTCTTTACCCCGATCGACCGCATCGAGGGATTCCACCCACGCGACTGCGCCTAACCGCAGATGCCTCTCCTCCAGCGCAGCCTCCGCCCAGGGGGACGCCGACCGCGAGAACCAGCCGGTACAGCGCAGTGCGGCCCGCTACTGCGTTTCGCGCCAGCGCTCTCTGGTAACCGCGTCGATGGCCGCCACCCGAAGCGGTGACGGCCATCGATCGAGGGCGGACTAGCAGCAGTTCGCCGCCGCAGGGGTGCAGCACGCGGCCGGCGTCGCTTCGGAGTCCTCGGCTGTCGTCGCCGGAGTGTGTCCGCCGTCGAAGGTCTCGGCGTCAGCGAGGACGGTGTAGACCTCCCAACGCTCGGCGTCGGGGGCGGTGACCCAGACCTTGTCCTGGGTGGCGAAGCAACAGGTGGCGCCGATCTCCTCCTCGGTGAACAGCTGCTCCTCGGTGAGGCGGGCGATCTCAGCGTGCACCTTGTCGCTGGAGTCCACCTCGACGCCGAGATGGTTGATGCTGCCGCCCTGGCCGGGGTTCTCCAGCAGGACCAGCTTGAGCGCCGGGTCGGCGACGGCGAAGTTGGCGTAACCGGGCTTGACCTTCGCCGGGCCCGTGCCGAACAGCTTGGTGTAGAACGCGATCGACTGATCGAGGTCATCGACATTGAGGGCGAGCTGGACGCGGGACATGAGAACCTCCGAGGCTTCGACATACATCTAACTGTTGCTCGTTCAGTTCTAGACCACGCTTTGACATATGTCAACGAGTAGGTAGATTGAAGCGTATGCCCAAGACGCTCCCCGTCGTCGACATCAGCGCCCCGATCTGCTGTGCTCCGCTGGCCGCCGGCGTGATGGACGAGGCCGCGGCACTCGAGCTCGCCCTGCGCCTCAAGGCCCTCGCCGACCCGGCCCGGATCCAGCTGATCTCGATCCTCATGGCCGCACGTCCAGGCGAAATCAGCACCGGCGACCTCGCCGACACGGTGGGCCTGTCGTCGGCGACCGTCAGTCACCACCTGAGCCAGCTCAAGAAGGCCGGCCTCGTCAGCTCCGAGCGGCGCGGGATCAACGTCTTCTACCGGGCCGAACCTGACTCCCTTGAAGCGCTCCGGGCCGTCCTGGCCACGTGCTGCTAGCGCGAACGCGCCTCTCGCGCGCAGGTAGTGGCTGCACGACACCGTCGCGAGGCTCCCCGGCACAGCACCAGCACGATCGCCTGCGGCAGGATCGACACGCGTGGACCACATCGAGCAGCAGCTAGAGCAACAGCTCCGCGAACGCGGCATCCCCCTCACTGCGGCTGAGTTCCTCCGCGCCGTCCTCGAAGCCCTCGACGACGGCGCTTCCGTGCCTTAGCGGGACAGCGGTCGGCACGAGGAACATGCGCTGTAATCCGCAGTACCAGTGACTGTTCGGTCCTTGACTGCTAAAATCAGCAGTATGCTTCCCACGGGTCCCCGGACGATCGACAGCTTCCGCCGGATCACCATCCCAGCGAAGGTGGCGAAGGCGTCCGGAGTGCGGCAGCCTTCGTGGGTCCGGATCGGTGTCGTCGCCGACCAGAGGATCGTCGAGATCATTCCCACTCGCGGCCCGCGCGGGACGAAGCCGTCCGTACGAGGTAACCCGGATCGTCCGCGGCGGCTGCGGACGTCGCGACAGATCGCGCTGCCGGCGGCGGTCCTCGACTCGGTCGGTCTGGACATTGGGAGCGTCGTGGCGTTCCTGGCCCTGGAGGACCGCATTCATCTGTTCGCCGCGTCGCGGGTCATCGCGCCGGAGCCCGCGCCCGTGGGAGAGGAAGACCAGTGACGGCGCGGCGACGTACCCGGTCAATCCACGCAGAGGCGGGTCAGCTCCCCCTGTTCGACGTCCCTGCCGTCGCGCCGGCGGATCTGGTCGACGCGGCCGTGGTCGCGGCTGCGGAGCTCGTCCTCGATAGCTCGGTGTCGGTGTTGCCGCGGACCGAACTGTCGGGGCTTCGCGGGTATCCGGTGGTCCGATGGTCGTCGACCGTCGCCGAACGGATGTCGTCCGGGGCGGGACCGATGCTCGACGCGCAGGTCCTCGAGCTGTGGGAGATGTGCCCGGCGGAGGGCGCGGGGGCGCCGCCGGCGGCGCCGTTGAGCATCGTCGGGTTCGTCGCCACCGGGCAGTGGAAGAGGGCCCTGTATGTCGCCAGTGAGCTTCGCGGGTTCGGCGAGACCGTGGTGCTGACCGAGCGGCGGCCCACGGCGCTGAGCTTGACGGCGGCGGACCTCGCCGACGTGAGCGTGGTGCATACCTCTCACGCCGGCGAGGAACTACTGGTGCGGGGATCGAAGGTTGCCGATCCTCCGCGGATCGTCGCGGTGCGGTACTGGGAGGAGCGGCTATTCGCTCACGCCCTCGCGACAGGGGTGCCGATCACGCCGCAGCCGGCTCCGGCGTAGCGCCGATCCAGGCGGACAGGGCGCGTTTGCGCTTCCAGTCCCCGCCGGTGAGCTTCTCGATCTCGATGTTGCTCTCGTGGGCGGCCTCGCACATCGCCGTCCACGCCTGCGGGCCGTTGTGGGCGGCGATAGCGGTGGCCAAACCGCGACCGAGCATCGCGACCGCGGAGACCGAATGCGAGAACGCTGCTGCCTTCGGGATGTCAGCCGTGCGGATCCAGGTCAGGTCCCGTCCACCGCAGAGTGCGCAGTCGCAGCACCACGCGGCGTGGGACTTGTCCTTGAGGTAATGCCGCTCGAACGCGGTCAGCGACGTGTACGCGAGAAGCTCCGGGAGGATGAACGACACCGACCCGCTGGTGCCGCCCCCGCCGATGTCGGGGTAGATGTGCCGGTAGGTGGTCGATGACCCCATCGCCGCGCCTGCGGCGCCGTACGCCAGCGCCCCCAACCCCGCCGTGTCACTGCGCAGGAGCAGCACCGGGACATCTGCGGTGAGGACGTGCACCAGCCCGGTCACGACGTTGGTCCGGTCGAACGGGTCGTCGGTGTCTTCGACCATCAACGCCACGGGGATGCCGTGCGCGTTGATCTCAGACCGGAGCGAATCGGCGGCGTGCGAAAGCCACCAGCTCGCGATCGGCAGCGCCGCAATCACCTGTCCACCGAAGCGGGCCGCCGTCTTCAGGGTGGTCCGCAGCCCAGCGGTGTCGCCCTTGGCCACATAGCCGGAATCGGTCAATGCCCACGTCAGGCCCGCGCTACGTTGCACGGTGATCCAGTCGCGGGTCGGCTCCGCCGTCGCCACCTTCCGCTGCCGGCCGCTGTAGAGGTTCGCGTCGAGCAGCAACGCTGCTTCGGGGCACTTCTTGCGGGTCTGATCCGCCGCGGTCCTCGCCACCGCGGAGCGGTGGGTCCGGGACTGCCACGGCACGGAGTAGACCGCGCCGACACCTTCCGACGCGATCAGCGCGCGAGTCGGGTCGATCAAGGTCGTCGGGACCTGAACGAACAGGTCCGTCGACATGCCCTCGAGCCGGTGCTGCCCGACCTGGATGGGCCGGGCACCTCCAGCCCGTTCAGTGCTGGTGGTATCGGTTGTGCGATCAGAGTCGCGACTGTCGTTGGTCAACGGTGCCTCCTCAAGGCAGTGTGGATGAGCCACCACGCCAAGGTCCGCATCGCTCGCCCACACCAGCGTTCCGGTGTTTGGCGAACCCGCGCACACCGTCTACCATCGGAGGCGTCATCCAAAGACATTCGCAACGGTCACGGTATCGAGGGGCGAACCCTCGGAGTGGTGATTCGGTTGTTCAGCTGAGCCCGGTTCGTCGGCAAACGAGCCGGGCTTAGCTGTCTCTATTCTAGAGCCTCACCATGACAGGTTCCGGGACGTGGAATCGCGGTTCGCTCCTGACCCTACCGACGCGACGACGTGCGTGGAGGCTAGGGCATTCCGAACCACGTCTTCACCACCTGAGAGGCCAGGTTCAGGAACTTGGTGCACCGTTTTACCCACCGGGAGACTCGCTAGCAGTTCCGTCCAGCTTTCGAATGGCGTCGATCACCCTCCGTCCGTGGGCGGTCAGGGTCATAGGGCGATTGCGCTCGGCACGGTCGAACAGAGCTCCGCCGGTCTCGCGTTCGAGCCGGAGAAACTGGTTCGTGAGGGTTGCCTGGCTGGTTCCTAACGCGTGTGCAGCCTCGGTCAGCGTGGGGAATCGCGATGCTGCTTTCGCCCGTTCCAGTCGGTCGCGCCCGCCCTGGGCCGCAACAGCTGTGCGCAAGATCGGCGGCACCGTTTTCGCGGCGGCCGCGGCGTCGAGGGCCGCGGTGTGACTGGGTCCGCCGCGGGGTCTCATCGGAATCTCGTGTTTGTTCGCCCACCGAGCCAGGTTCGCCGTGCTCATGCCCAGTTCTCGGGCTATGTCAGGGAGGGCCCTGCTGTTGGTGACATATTGCTGGTAGAGCCAGTCGCGGTCGATGATGATCTTCGCGCGCTCGGTAGCGGGGATCGTCGGGATCTCGTATTCGGTGAGGAGTCGACGGATCACCTGACGACTGACTCCAATACGGTTAGCGATCTGTCGCAAGGTGAGGCGATCGTGATGATAGAGCTGGGTCAAAGCCTCCGGGGGGAGCTGCGTTCGAGCGCTGGCGTACTTCCGGCGGCCGGTATCGACTGGGAGGGG
Coding sequences within it:
- a CDS encoding low molecular weight phosphatase family protein, yielding MSDNTITADTESATPSVLFVCVKNGGKSQMAAGLMRKTVGDAVEVHSAGTKPGSVVNSLSAESLAEVGVDITGETPKPIDPALLARVDLVVTLGREAVVDTPDGVALVNWDTDEPSERGIDGIERMRLVRDDIAARVTALAAELTTR
- the arsB gene encoding ACR3 family arsenite efflux transporter → MTSPAPTTEHQPVVGKLSTLDRFLPVWIGVAMVAGLLLGRMIPGLNTALEKIQVDGVSLPIALGLLIMMYPVLAKVRYDRLDTVTGDRKLLLGSLFLNWILGPALMFALAWIFLPDLPEYRTGLIIVGLARCIAMVIIWNDLACGDREAAAVLVALNSVFQVIMFAVLGWFYLSILPGWLGLEQTTISTSPWQIAKSVLIFLGIPLLAGYLSRRIGEKTKGRDWYETKFLPRIGPCALYGLLFTIVILFALQGEQITSRPWDVARIALPLLVYFAVMWGGGYLLGAVMGLGYERTTTLAFTAAGNNFELAIAVAIATYGATSGQALAGVVGPLIEVPVLVGLVYVSLALRKRFPLTPSSTAATADPSRSVN
- a CDS encoding ArsR/SmtB family transcription factor is translated as MSNSIPLTDVTVRCSPLVREPLSEGQSVDLAAVFKALADPVRLRLFSLIASHEGGEACVCDISPAVDVSQPTISHHLKVLKTAGLLESERRASWVYYRVIPEVLSSLAGILQSGDPAISLEVLS
- a CDS encoding heavy metal-responsive transcriptional regulator, with amino-acid sequence MRIGELARKSGATPSTLRYYEEAGLLPEPGRTAGGYRNYTPDAIGIVQFIKRGQAAALTLAQVKRIIDIRGTGQAPCDHVRDQLDRSIHHLDQQIAELIALRDNITHLRQAAEHTDPKSCASEDICRYL
- the merA gene encoding mercury(II) reductase — translated: MSEEFDLAIVGSGAAAMAAAIRATAMGKSVVMIERGTFGGTCVNTGCVPSKALIAAAQAQHTVSDAGRFPGVGATAVPVDMAALAAGTRRLAESMRSEKYVAVADSYGWRRVQGAAAFAGTRAAPSLVVTAPDGTTETIIARRYLVATGAQPSIPSIPGLNLVDYLTSTTAMELTAVPESLLVIGGGFIALEQAQLFARLGAKVTVLVRSRIASAEDADVADALLEALADEHIEVVQLATATSVDTEAGEVVVTASSPGGQGDFRAAKLLVATGRTPNTRGLNLETVGVDTSTSGAILVSNQLRTSNPRVWAAGDVTGHPEFVYVAAAQGTTVADNMFGQTPRSLDYTHLPRVMFTSPAIGSVGMTETQALASGIRYTSSLLPLTHVPRAQVDRDTRGFIKLIADSDSHRVLGISAVANSAGEIAAAGVYILEARMTVEQVARTWAPYLTMAEGIKIAAQSFSTDIAQLSCCAS
- the merB gene encoding organomercurial lyase MerB, which gives rise to MTNPLDRLITPEGSGLDPAVLVPLLRLLSKGNPVSVEDLAAAAGLSEPDVRERLQSVSDTEYDDRDQIVGQGLTLRPTPHRFTVAGHELFTWCALDTLIFPTLLNQSATIESTSPASGQTIRISVTADTVTSIEPDTAVLSLVDPDDLSSLRTSFCNQVHFFASPHDAQTWTRENPGNQLLDITHAHALGKALAEQALISPDTARQAGCCSPDQHEGTAQ
- a CDS encoding ArsI/CadI family heavy metal resistance metalloenzyme codes for the protein MSRVQLALNVDDLDQSIAFYTKLFGTGPAKVKPGYANFAVADPALKLVLLENPGQGGSINHLGVEVDSSDKVHAEIARLTEEQLFTEEEIGATCCFATQDKVWVTAPDAERWEVYTVLADAETFDGGHTPATTAEDSEATPAACCTPAAANCC
- a CDS encoding Rv2640c family ArsR-like transcriptional regulator codes for the protein MPKTLPVVDISAPICCAPLAAGVMDEAAALELALRLKALADPARIQLISILMAARPGEISTGDLADTVGLSSATVSHHLSQLKKAGLVSSERRGINVFYRAEPDSLEALRAVLATCC
- a CDS encoding AbrB/MazE/SpoVT family DNA-binding domain-containing protein, whose translation is MAKASGVRQPSWVRIGVVADQRIVEIIPTRGPRGTKPSVRGNPDRPRRLRTSRQIALPAAVLDSVGLDIGSVVAFLALEDRIHLFAASRVIAPEPAPVGEEDQ